The genomic segment CAAggcatgtaaacatgttttgcGTCGAATAAGGTAATTTGCTtgtgaaaatgttcaatattcTCTTTCCTTATGAAcaacacacaagcagcagatACTTAGAAAAAGCAGTATTTACATGAAAAGTCAATAGCATACAGTTTAGGCCGACACAACCAACTGATAACTAGACAAAAAAATTTGACAAAATCAGGTATGATTGCAGAGGGTAATTTCGTTTTTCTAACCGTTCATTTTTATGACTATCACAAGTTGCTCACTAAGACTTGGGGTGTATTAAACTACAATTTCAGCTAAATCGATTTGATTATTTTGGTTAGCAGTTCAACTGTGTAGTTGCAGGCACATATATAGGGAGACTGAACAATGCTGGAACACATGTCTTTGTCCAAGCATGACAGAGTTGCTATGACCTAAAAGTTATCTTGATGTGCAGGAAACCAGATAAACCAGATTCATGGAGCATACTTTATGATAAAGCTGATCTTGATGCTTTCATTAGTAAGAAGAAATGCTGGACTGAGACAAAAAATCAGGGAGACCAGTGAGACTACTTcaccactggagggcagcagCAAGCTTCAGATGAGTCTCTCTTGCCTCAAAGTGATGCCTTTAGTGGTCATCGCAAATATCAAAACCACAGAAGCATTATATGTTTCAAAAGGCGAATCGAATGGAAAAGacattaataaatgtgtttattaattaGGTACTCCATACATTAATTAATTGATCTTATTCGCAACTGACAGTCATTTTTGTCTGCTTCAAGGAAACACACACGGGCTTTGTCTTTTGCAAACAAACCAGTTCAAACACCAATTAGGATTCTTACCGATATCGTGTTCACAATGCCTAGGAGAGTAGCTACTTGTCGTTTGACCGATAAGATTGAAGCTGCAACCAACAATCGACTGGTTTTCTCACACGATCCATTATTAATTATGTCCGAAAGCACgacaagaggaagaaggagtTTACGATGCGCCCTGAAGGCAACACAGGTCCCATAcatcaccaccatcacacaGTCAGTCTGTCATCCACCAGCAAGGTGTCACCCTTAGGCAGCTAACTACCCGTTTTACCTTGCGTTTTCTTGAACCATTTTGATACACATTTCTGCTTGACAACTCCGGGCCTTTGGTGCCATGAAGGGAATCAAGTTTTTCGTGGTTTTCTTGGTGCTTTCCGCGTCTCTGCTGTGCACAACCGAAGCGGGCAGGAGCAGGACCAGCAACCATAACAGCTTCCGACGGGCAGCTAACGGCATCTACCAGACTCTGAGCAGTGTTTTCGGAGAGGACAACATTAGAGGGTTATACAAGGTGAGTGTGGGACGAGTATTGTCAAGATAACATGTCGGCTTTGGCTTGTAGGAGCTAGCAGCCAAGGCGGGTTTGAGGTCGGAGAATGGCGAACAGGAAACAAACGCGCCCGGGCCTGGCCAACAATTTTACGGATGCCATTTTGAAAAATTAGCCTTTATCCCATGTTTTATCCATCCATAGATGATGTCAGGTGATGCCGTAAGCAATACAATTAGGTATGTTTTCATGCAGAAACACTTAAATCCTTTCATTTATTGTGTAATCcatattgtcattcattgtACTGTCCATCAGTAAGTGCATCTAATGTCACCGCACAAATGGCATGTAGCCCCATTGGTCCAGGCCATAACAGCTGCTTCTTTATGTCGACTTCGTCTCCAAGTTATTATTACGCTGCACTTGCTAAGGAAACACATCAACTTGTATCCACTCCTTGGTCCAACATCTGCACTTCCTGCATTTCGAAATATATGTTATTTCCTGCTTGTAGCCGCCAAAGCAAACCGAAGTGACATATTAGGCCACAACACACGTGATTCTCGAGCGAAAAAATGTAAACGGCCGCATTTACGTATGGCCTTGTGGACTTGGACGATGTATAAAAAGCCTTGTGTCTCAGTTTGTCTGCTGTACtgataacaacacacacattgaatgACTGATAAAAGTTATAGACGAGAAACAGTGATGACAAGTTGAATACAGTTACTTCACCAGGCTCCTTGCTATGTGACAACCTAGAAGAGAACCTAGTTCAGCATATTCTTTAATTAGTCTGCCTTTTAACTGGTGTTGGCTTTTAAGTGACATTGAATGGACCTTTGTCGTGATGGATATTGTGAATTGTCAAATCCAGATGTAACTAATATCAAAGGTTGTAATCCATTTAGATGTCCCAAAGGCACAGACCTAATATTGTGGTTTACTGGCACACCTCAATACAATGGACCATCATTAGTCATTACACATGTGCCTTTTCGAGTCAGAGAGATATAAATGGCTTGATGTTGTACATGTCGATTGTTCAAAAGTCTGTAATGTCGAAAAGCTGTTGTGTCAGGTTTTAATGCAGTCCGTTCCATGTTGTAGGCTTCACAAGGCGACCCAACATAGGTAGCAGCTAGAGCAAGAAGCTAGCAAAGCATTGTTCAGATTAATAGTTGCGGAACAAATACTAAATGTGTATAATGCGAACCAAACACTGACAGGCTACTGTGAGCAGAGAGTGGCTCTCTTGTTGACAGTAGATTGGAGATCTGGTCATCATATTGCACAACTGTGTTGACTTAAACTACTACACTGCAGTCCTGCTCTGTACCTTCTGTTTTTACACAGTCAtatgcattttctttccttttactATTGGTTTTCACTGGATGTTTGTTTCCATTACAATGTTCTGAATGATTTTTCTGTATGTACAGACTAAAGATTAAATGACCTCTACATTTTTTGGTTCTATAGTTTTTCTCCAAAACGACGGAGCGGTTTGTCCATGGAGTGGACTCCTTTCTCGACACCATCTGGAAGATCTGGTCAGATTTGCTGGATGTTATGGGCATCGACTGtaagttttaaaatgtattatgacCTTGCCAACAAAGAAAAAATTGGCACAAAGAGAGGGATGTATTGTAGGAGGCACACGTTGAAAGATTTACTCTTCtacttcctcttctctctgccccTGTAGCCTCAAACCTCAGCCACTACTTCAGCCCCACATCTCTCACCAACTCTCCAGCGCGTGCCCTGCTCCTGGTTGCCGCTGTACTCTTGGCCTACTGGTTCCTCTCCATGTTCCTGGGGGGTTTCTTTTACCTGCTGCACGCTGTGTTCGGCCGCTTCTTCTGGCTAGCGCGTGTCACGCTCTTCGCCCTGTCCTGCCTCTACATCCTGCAGAAGTTTGAGGGTGATCCTGAGCGCGCAGTGCTGCCGCTGTGCTTCATCATGGCGGTGTACTTCATGACGGGGCCTGTGGGAGCGTACTGGCGTCGGGGAGGTGGGGCAGGTTCTCTGGAAGAGAAAATCGACCACCTGGACACTCAGATCAGGTTGCTCAACATCAGGCTGAGCCGCGTCATAGACAGCCTGGAACGCACCGGGGAGCAGTAGGTGGCAGCAGggatgagggggagggaggggaaaatgTAGAACCAGCTGCAGCTGATTGCTGTTTCCTGTACACACCTTCAGCAACACAGCTACTGGGTATTTACAACTCTATTGTCAGATGGGGGACAAAACTAGATTGGAAAACAGTATTTTAACATCTTGAGTTGATTTTAGTTGCAGAATACCTAAAAATCCTCAGAGGTGTGGACAGTTGACTTGGAGCTTACGCAAATCAACCAAACAacaattcttttatttttgtctcaaggctttataaaatgtttttgctacATCTGTGAGGAAGTTATCAGAGAGATATCCATGGTTTTCTAAATGCTGGCCTAATTCGACACCTCAGCTACTTTTGAGAAACTCCCAAGTTGGGGCTTGAATTTCTGGTGTTTGGATAAGCAGTGTCAATGCTTGTGCTAAATGGATAAGCATattttatgtgtctttgtttgtttctatcCCTGTGAATAACCTGGGGGGTTATTCACAGGTTTGTCCACAAACATTTTTCCCCTTTTTGAAACTATTAAAGTAAGGAAAGGGGTTGGGTGTATGATGCAGGGGACCGATACAAACATTGTATTTCTAATATGTAAAAATCCTCAAGATGTTGGATAGTTGTTCATAgtaagatttatttattcagttttccatccaaaatgttgaaatcatGTCAATCTAGTTTGTTTCATTGAGTCATTGTTCCATAGTGGCAATAGTTTGACATCAGGACCTCTTTTTCATTGTGTGTATGGGTGCATGAGCAAATGCATCTGGGTGACTtactcaagtgtgtgtgtgtgtgtgtgtgtgtgtgtgtgtgtgtgtcaagctTGTGAAATGGAAAAGCACTGTATCAAAAAGTCACCACCAGACTAGGAGAAAAAGCAAAGGCAGCAATATCTCAGGGACTCAACCAACACATAAAGATTTGGAAAAGAGATATCAAGTATATTAAAATCATGTCTTGGTCTCTTTGAGTCACTTCACAGTTTTTCAGATATGGTTTGAAATCTGTCTCAGTAACTTACAATACTTATTGACAAATGGGTGCACAGTTTCTGTTTGATTAATGTCGGATGTGGTCAAGACCAAATCCagcttttcattcatcattttgaaaGCAGCATGGAATTATTGTAGGGATTTGAACTGCATCTTGTGGTTCTAAAGCTTAAATTGGGAAAtagcatttttaacattttaaatgtatgaatgcaCAAGCAAATTATCCACAAAACTGTTTTAGATAAAATGACGTGGGTCATTTTGAGTCACATCACACTGGTTTGAAGTAAACGGCATCAATTTCTCAACATGATTACAGATTAAATTAGGTCTAGTGCCTTTGATTCTGGAAAATATAAACTTTTACTGTACAACTGCATTTGACCCTGCATTGGAAAAAGGGGCTCGAAGCTGTTGTATATTGTAGTAAATTATTTCCTGTTAGTATGTGATAATACTTAACAGTAACTTAATGAGAGATTTATAACCAGCCTGATTGATATGTACATTAACATTATGTGCTTTATACACATGCTTAGTATGAATTGCTGTAGCCAACTTTAGTTTGTTAGTTTGATAGGGCTTTTTATGTCTATTATTTCTgcctttttgcctttt from the Enoplosus armatus isolate fEnoArm2 chromosome 4, fEnoArm2.hap1, whole genome shotgun sequence genome contains:
- the bri3bp gene encoding BRI3-binding protein, whose amino-acid sequence is MKGIKFFVVFLVLSASLLCTTEAGRSRTSNHNSFRRAANGIYQTLSSVFGEDNIRGLYKFFSKTTERFVHGVDSFLDTIWKIWSDLLDVMGIDSSNLSHYFSPTSLTNSPARALLLVAAVLLAYWFLSMFLGGFFYLLHAVFGRFFWLARVTLFALSCLYILQKFEGDPERAVLPLCFIMAVYFMTGPVGAYWRRGGGAGSLEEKIDHLDTQIRLLNIRLSRVIDSLERTGEQ